The segment GTCGGTGCGGCGCTGGGAAGGGGTGCTGGCGTTGCACTGGGTGGCACTGCCGGAAGAATGGGCGAACCGCCAATTGCTGGTGTGCGCCCGGGACTTTTCGGCGCTGCCGGGGTATGCAGCGGGGTTGGTGGAAACCCTGGTTGACAGGCCCCGGTAAAAACAACCAAGGCCAGTGGGAGCAACTGTCTTGTGCTGCCTGAACCGGCCTCATCGCCGGCAAGCCGGCTCCTACAGGTACGGCACTGGCTGAAGCTCATGCAAGCCCGCTCCCACACCTCATGGCAACCCGGCGTCGCTCAATGAGCCACGGCCAGCTCGCGCAACGCAGCCGATGCCAGAAAGCCCGAACGCGAGGCGTAGCGATGGTCACGCTTGACCTTCTCGTCGATGCGCTGCAACAGGTTCTCCGGCAACGTGGCATTGAACCGCACCGCCTTGCCCAGGTAGGGCGTCACATCAAAATCCACCACCGCCCACACACCACCGGCGTAATCAGGGTTGAGCACATGCACGTCCACTTCCTCGGCCTGGGGCAGCGGCTCACCGTCGGCCACCAAACCCTCGAAGTGCAGGGCCAGGGCTTCCTGCACATTCTCCAGCGCCTGGGAGACGGTGGCTCCGGCAGAGAAGCAGCCAGGCACGTCGGGGACGGTCACGCCGTAGTCAGAGCCCGCATCCTTGTGCAGTACAACTGGAAATTTCATGGTCTGTCTCCATTGATATTCTGGAGCGCATGGCGCCCCGGGTAACACGAGCGGCCTCATTTCAGGCCTGCTTGTTTCAGGATGCTGTGCACCGTACCCCGGGGCAGGTCGCACTTGGGGTGAGGCACCGTGACCCGACCTTTCTTGAACGGATGCCTGAATTGGTGATGGCTCCCTTTGACATCCACCTCGTACCAGCCATTGGCTTCGATGAGCTGAATCACTTCCCTGCTGCGCATGCACCATTCCTTTGGCAGGTGATGTGTAGGCTACACATCGGGCTTGATAAAGACAAAGCCAAATACACACCATGCACACTTAGGGCGACAAGCGGCCGATTCCACAACCCGCGCAAGCCTCGTCCGGTTCACATGTGGGAGTGATGACACTTGCCCGAAGCCAAGCGGATTCCCCACAATCCGCTCCACGCCGCACCAGACAGGGAGTTCCACGTGCCATCGATCTACCAGCTAAAACCCCGCTTCCAGGCGCTGCTGCGCCCGTCCGTGCAACGCCTGTACGATCGTGGCGTCACGGCTAACCAGGTCACCGTCGCCGCCGCCGTCGTTTCCATCGCTCTGGGCCTGATGCTGGCCTGGCTGCCCCACATCACCTGGCTGTTCATCCTGCTCCCGCTGTGGATGCTGCTGCGCATGGCGCTCAACGCCGTGGACGGCATGCTCGCCCGGGAATTCGGCCAGCAATCGAAGCTGGGGGCCTACCTGAACGAGCTGTGCGACGTGGTCGCCGACGCCGCCCTGTACCTACCTTTCGCACTGCTGGCCGGGGTATCGCCTGCGCTGGTGGTGCTGGTGGTGCTGTTCGCCGTGGTCAGCGAGTACGCAGGTGTCATGGGCCCGCTGGCTGGCGCTTCGCGGCGCTATGACGGGCCGATGGGCAAGAGCGACCGCGCCTTCGCCTTTGGCGTGCTGGGCACCGGGGTGGCCTTCGGTCTGCTGAGCGCCGGGTGGATCAATGGCCTGCTGCTGGTCATCCTGCTGCTCTCGCTCTATACCCTGTACAACCGGGTTCGCCAGGGCCTTGCCGAAACCCGCTGAGCCTCCCCTGCCGAACAAGGATATTCGCCATGCGCCAAGCGCAATCGCTGCATTTTCTGACCCATGACGGGGTCGAGCTGCACTACCGTCACTGGCCTGCCACCCGCAACGAGCACCAGCCGCGCCGGGCGGTGGTGATGTTCCACCGTGGCCATGAGCACGGCGGGCGCATGGCTCACCTGGCCGACGAGTTGGACATGCCGGGCTACGACTTCTTCGCCTGGGACGCCCGTGGCCACGGCCAGTCGCCGGGCGCGCGCGGCGACAGCCCGGGCTTTGCCACCAGCGTGCGCGACGTGCAGACCTTCATTGAGCACCTGCAAAGCCAGCATGGCATCGCCGAGGCCGACATGGTGGTGCTGGCGCAGAGCGTCGGCGCAGTGCTGATCGCCACCTGGGCCCACGACTACGCGCCCAAGGTGCGCTGCCTGGTGCTGGCTTCGCCGGCATTCAAGGTCAAACTGTACGTGCCCTTTGCCCGCCCCGGGCTGAAGCTGCTCAAGGCCCTGCGCGGCAACTTCTTCGTCAACAGCTACGTCAAGCCGCGGCTGCTGACCCACGACCCCGAGCGGGTGATGTCGTACCTGGCCGACCCGCTGATCAGCCGGCCGATCTCGGTGACCATGCTGCTGGGCCTGTACGAAGCCGCCGACCGCGTGGTGGCCGACGCCCAGGCAATTCAGGTGCCGACGCAACTGTTGGTGTCTGGCGCCGACTTTGTGGTCGAGCGCGGCCCGCAGGAGCGCTTTTTCGAGCGCCTGGGCAGCGCCCGCAAAGAAATGCATGTGCTGCCCGGGTTCTTCCACGACACCC is part of the Pseudomonas fakonensis genome and harbors:
- a CDS encoding type II toxin-antitoxin system HicB family antitoxin — encoded protein: MKFPVVLHKDAGSDYGVTVPDVPGCFSAGATVSQALENVQEALALHFEGLVADGEPLPQAEEVDVHVLNPDYAGGVWAVVDFDVTPYLGKAVRFNATLPENLLQRIDEKVKRDHRYASRSGFLASAALRELAVAH
- a CDS encoding type II toxin-antitoxin system HicA family toxin; the protein is MRSREVIQLIEANGWYEVDVKGSHHQFRHPFKKGRVTVPHPKCDLPRGTVHSILKQAGLK
- a CDS encoding CDP-alcohol phosphatidyltransferase family protein, coding for MPSIYQLKPRFQALLRPSVQRLYDRGVTANQVTVAAAVVSIALGLMLAWLPHITWLFILLPLWMLLRMALNAVDGMLAREFGQQSKLGAYLNELCDVVADAALYLPFALLAGVSPALVVLVVLFAVVSEYAGVMGPLAGASRRYDGPMGKSDRAFAFGVLGTGVAFGLLSAGWINGLLLVILLLSLYTLYNRVRQGLAETR